The Colias croceus chromosome 18, ilColCroc2.1 genome has a window encoding:
- the LOC123699450 gene encoding uncharacterized protein LOC123699450 — protein MGSIRVLVCYFLFTFLVTYSLGYFIPSSDSGFSAVKKAPRWNVPWMGIGMWCNGCPPRGCEDDEAVIHGFCCGCAHILDQLPILCPEFLQCPLNLHGLCHDYEYMMRCCC, from the exons atggGCTCAATAAGAGTTCTCGTGTGTTATTTTctgtttacatttttagtaACATATTCTTTGGGATATTTTATTCCATCTTCCGATTCTGGATTTAGTGCAGTTAAAAAAGCTCCAAGAT gGAATGTGCCATGGATGGGTATCGGTATGTGGTGTAACGGCTGTCCGCCGAGAGGGTGCGAGGATGACGAGGCTGTAATACACGGCTTCTGCTGCGGCTGCGCTCACATATTAG ATCAGTTGCCAATTTTGTGTCCTGAGTTTTTACAATGTCCACTCAACTTGCATGGACTGTGCCATGACTATGAATACATGATGAGATGTTGCTGTTAG
- the LOC123699672 gene encoding two pore potassium channel protein sup-9 codes for MKRQNVRTLSLVVCTFTYLLIGAAVFDALESKTESKRWEVLSDMKNGLVRKYNITPEDYHMIEIVIIENKPHKAGPQWKFAGAFYFATVVLAMIGYGHSTPVTVGGKAFCMAYAMVGIPLGLVMFQSIGERLNKFASVVIRRAKCYLRCNTTEATEMNLMFATGMLSSIIITTGAAVFSRYEGWSYFDSFYYCFVTLTTIGFGDYVALQNDQALTSKPGYVALSLVFILFGLAVVAASINLLVLRFMTMQAEESARDEDKDGSKTVLPIDGHIIASRQRSHDDQASVCSCNCLGNKTCESGALLPPTVRSHRLLLERSLSTELIERASV; via the exons ATGAAGCGCCAAAACGTTCGTACGTTATCTCTTGTAGTGTGTACATTTACTTACTTGCTGATTGGTGCAGCAGTTTTTGATGCACTAGAATCTAAAACAGAAAGTAAGAGATGGGAGGTTTTATCCG ACATGAAAAATGGCCTGGTACGGAAATACAATATAACACCTGAGGACTACCACATGATAGAAATAGTCATAATAGAGAATAAGCCGCACAAAGCTGGGCCACAGTGGAAGTTTGCGGGAGCATTTTATTTTGCGACTGTTGTGCTTGCCATGATTGGGTATGGCCACTCTACTCCTGTTACCGTTGGGGGAAAAGCATTCTGTATGGCTTATGCTATG GTTGGCATCCCGCTTGGTCTAGTTATGTTCCAAAGTATAGGTGAGAGGTTGAACAAATTTGCATCAGTCGTGATCAGACGAGCCAAGTGCTACTTAAGGTGCAATACCACGGAAGCTACAGAGATGAATCTGATGTTTGCTACTGGGATGTTGtcttctattattattactacag GTGCAGCAGTATTTTCAAGATACGAAGGATGGAGTTACTTTGACAGTTTCTATTATTGCTTTGTAACATTGACTACTATTGGCTTTGGCGATTATGTTGCATTGCAG aatgaCCAAGCTTTAACAAGCAAGCCAGGCTATGTGGCATTGAGTTTGGTTTTCATCCTATTTGGACTGGCTGTTGTTGCTGccagtattaatttattagtctTAAGGTTTATGACAAT GCAAGCAGAGGAGAGCGCTCGAGATGAAGACAAAGATGGCTCGAAAACAGTTCTGCCTATTGATGGCCACATTATAGCAAGTCGACAGAGATCTCACGATGATCAGGCTTCG GTGTGTTCGTGCAACTGCCTCGGCAACAAGACGTGCGAGAGTGGCGCACTGCTGCCGCCGACCGTGCGCTCGCACCGCTTGCTGCTCGAGCGCTCGCTCTCCACTGAGCTCATTGAGCGCGCTTCTGTGTAG
- the LOC123699448 gene encoding ras-related protein Rab-1A, translating to MNPEYDYLFKLLLIGDSGVGKSCLLLRFADDTYTESYISTIGVDFKIRTVELDGKTIKLQIWDTAGQERFRTITSSYYRGAHGIIIVYDCTDQDSFSNVKQWLEEIDRYACDNVNKLLVGNKCDLTTKKVVDYTTANQYAEQLGIPFLETSAKNSTNVEQAFMTMAAEIKARVGPPSAGAAPAGAAVKIDQGRPIDTGKSSCC from the exons ATGAATCCAGAATA CGACTACTTGTTCAAACTTTTGTTGATTGGTGACTCTGGAGTGGGCAAATCCTGTCTTCTCTTGAGATTTGCTGACGACACATACACGGAGAGCTACATAAGTACTATTGGTGTGGACTTTAAGATAAGGACTGTAGAATTAGATGGAAAGACAATAAAGTTACAAATATGGGACACAGCTGGTCAAGAGAGGTTCAGAACAATCACATCATCATACTACAGAGGAGCTCACGGAATCATCATTGTTTATGACTGCACAGACCag GATTCCTTCAGCAACGTAAAGCAGTGGTTGGAGGAGATTGACCGCTACGCTTGTGACAATGTGAACAAACTGCTTGTGGGCAACAAGTGTGATCTCACCACAAAGAAAGTCGTCGACTACACTACGGCAAAT CAATACGCGGAGCAGCTAGGCATCCCGTTCCTGGAAACATCAGCAAAGAACTCCACCAATGTGGAGCAAGCGTTCATGACGATGGCCGCTGAGATCAAGGCGCGTGTTGGCCCACCGTCCGCTGGAGCTGCGCCCGCTGGAGCCGCGGTCAAGATCGACCAGGGCCGGCCCATCGACACCGGCAAGTCGTCCTGCTGCTGA